The Dethiosulfovibrio peptidovorans DSM 11002 genome has a window encoding:
- the glmM gene encoding phosphoglucosamine mutase produces the protein MSDVATKRRRCLFGTDGVRDVANRGSMTPEMALRLGRAYVLFLTERGFPRPKIVVGRDTRRSGPMLEAALAAGMTSAGADVICVGVTPTPSVGFGVRFFSAQGGAVISASHNPAEYNGIKFLDGVGCKLSDEDELSIEDYLGDNLIDEWRPSGASVGSIESRECDFNRQYEDHVLDLVGHVGLDRASILFDCANGALSPIVSDMIGRMGMVNSSAVGNLPDGLNINEKCGVMAMEGLCKEVMARGMSLGIAYDGDADRVLLSDGKGRVLDGDIMLWIIGRWLHSRGELGAGVVATVMSNLALDHHLKADGIDVHRCPVGDRYVFQTMVEKDARLGGEQSGHVIVFPYTKTGDGLCTGFLFLRACNELKEDIDTLVDRFGRFPQKLTNIVVKDKSRVMNDGDIASAVESASKDLGDTGRVFLRPSGTEPLVRLLVECQDPNLMEEISSDLQRRILEMIV, from the coding sequence ATGAGCGACGTAGCTACTAAGAGGAGGCGATGTCTCTTCGGTACCGATGGGGTCAGAGACGTGGCCAACAGGGGGTCCATGACCCCTGAGATGGCTCTTCGCCTAGGCAGAGCATACGTTCTCTTTTTGACCGAAAGGGGATTCCCCAGGCCCAAGATAGTAGTGGGTAGGGATACCCGCCGTTCCGGACCTATGTTGGAGGCCGCTCTTGCGGCTGGCATGACGTCCGCCGGGGCGGATGTAATATGTGTGGGAGTGACTCCTACTCCTTCCGTCGGTTTTGGAGTGAGGTTTTTTTCGGCCCAGGGAGGGGCCGTGATAAGCGCCTCTCATAACCCAGCGGAGTATAACGGAATAAAGTTCCTGGATGGAGTCGGGTGTAAGCTCTCCGACGAGGATGAACTTTCGATAGAGGACTATCTTGGAGACAATCTGATAGATGAATGGCGTCCATCAGGTGCTTCGGTCGGCTCTATCGAGAGCAGAGAGTGCGACTTCAACAGACAGTACGAGGATCATGTTCTGGACCTGGTTGGCCACGTCGGTCTCGATAGGGCTTCGATACTTTTCGACTGTGCCAATGGAGCTCTATCTCCGATCGTGTCGGATATGATCGGCAGGATGGGGATGGTTAACTCTTCCGCCGTAGGCAATCTTCCGGATGGACTGAACATCAACGAAAAATGCGGTGTCATGGCGATGGAGGGGCTCTGTAAGGAAGTCATGGCAAGAGGTATGTCGTTGGGGATCGCCTACGACGGGGATGCGGACAGGGTCCTTCTCTCCGACGGAAAGGGGCGAGTCCTGGACGGAGACATAATGCTCTGGATCATAGGCCGATGGCTTCATTCCCGGGGGGAGCTGGGTGCTGGGGTAGTGGCCACAGTTATGAGCAATTTGGCCCTGGATCACCATTTAAAGGCCGATGGCATCGATGTGCATCGTTGTCCCGTAGGAGACCGTTACGTCTTTCAGACAATGGTGGAAAAGGATGCCAGGCTCGGCGGAGAACAATCGGGGCACGTGATAGTCTTTCCTTACACTAAAACGGGCGATGGATTATGTACGGGATTTCTGTTTTTGAGAGCTTGCAACGAGCTGAAGGAGGATATCGACACCTTGGTGGATCGTTTCGGGCGATTCCCCCAAAAGCTTACCAACATAGTCGTCAAGGATAAGAGTCGCGTTATGAACGACGGGGATATAGCCTCCGCGGTGGAGTCTGCGTCGAAAGATCTAGGCGATACCGGCAGAGTTTTCCTAAGACCGTCCGGCACGGAGCCTTTAGTCAGGCTCCTCGTCGAATGTCAGGACCCGAATCTGATGGAGGAGATATCCTCCGATCTACAGAGGCGCATATTGGAGATGATAGTATGA
- a CDS encoding UTP--glucose-1-phosphate uridylyltransferase has product MTHLECIFPVAGLGTRFLPATKEIPKEMVPLLDRPVIHYGVDEARNSGCSRMIMVTGRSKGCLEDYFDRSWELERILESRGKERLLDAVRETSSMGDILSVRQSAPLGLGHAVLCGEPLCNGEFFSVILPDDVMEGQPPVLRQLMDVHDTLGGSVLALEEVSDAEVSRYGMVAVEPSGTEGIFRITDMVEKPSAADSPSRLAVMGRYVLSRRIFDLLKSQPKGAGGEYQLTDGIKALIDEEPVWGVVYKGERYDCGTLEGWLDATIRMACRRKDLAGVVEKAISSAGK; this is encoded by the coding sequence ATGACCCATTTGGAGTGCATCTTCCCGGTAGCGGGACTGGGTACAAGATTTCTGCCTGCCACGAAAGAGATTCCCAAGGAGATGGTCCCTCTTTTGGATCGCCCGGTCATCCACTATGGAGTAGACGAGGCCCGTAACTCGGGTTGTTCTCGGATGATAATGGTCACAGGGCGCTCAAAGGGCTGTCTGGAGGATTATTTCGATCGTTCCTGGGAACTGGAGAGAATTCTTGAATCCAGGGGGAAGGAACGTCTTCTGGACGCTGTAAGGGAGACTTCCTCTATGGGGGATATCCTCTCGGTAAGACAGAGCGCCCCGCTTGGGCTCGGACACGCCGTGCTTTGTGGAGAGCCATTGTGTAACGGTGAATTTTTCTCCGTAATACTTCCAGACGACGTGATGGAGGGGCAGCCTCCTGTGCTTCGTCAGCTGATGGACGTTCACGATACTCTGGGAGGATCCGTCCTGGCCCTGGAGGAGGTGTCGGATGCCGAAGTCTCCAGATATGGCATGGTGGCAGTAGAGCCTTCGGGAACGGAGGGGATATTCCGAATTACCGACATGGTCGAGAAACCCTCGGCTGCCGATTCTCCCAGCAGGTTGGCGGTGATGGGGAGATACGTTCTGTCCAGAAGGATTTTCGATCTACTTAAGTCTCAGCCTAAGGGAGCCGGTGGAGAATACCAATTGACCGATGGGATAAAAGCTTTGATAGACGAGGAGCCGGTCTGGGGGGTTGTTTACAAGGGAGAACGATACGACTGCGGCACCCTGGAAGGATGGTTGGATGCTACTATCAGGATGGCCTGTAGACGAAAGGATTTAGCCGGAGTGGTCGAAAAAGCGATATCCTCGGCCGGTAAATAG
- the glmS gene encoding glutamine--fructose-6-phosphate transaminase (isomerizing) — protein sequence MCGIVGYIGHRDVSKVVLDGLARLEYRGYDSAGMAVVGEKGVQIVREVGKVADLARQIGEFPLEGTIGLGHTRWATHGGVSVENAHPHRDQDGSVVLVHNGIAENYLEIRDELAKEGVSFYSDTDTEVIAQLLAKIYDGDPKKALVELYRRIEGAFALAVIFADDMEHLYCVRKGSPLIVAFGDGENICASDVPAVLPYTRSIAYLGEGEMACLSRNDVSFWDFEGNPVEKDAVEIDWDISMVDKGGYPHFMLKEINEQGAVLRRSMLDRIFHGEVDLSRELSWSSESAKRIKRLHLVACGTSYYAALVAERLIERFSDLDIRVDIASEYRYRDIPIGNDTLAVFVTQSGETLDTLAAERFAKEKGARCMAITNNGLSTVAREVDDVLSLKAGPEIGVAATKTFMGQMTVLYLMGLYLLKLREELSLGDEMRLVREMEVLPYKVESLIDRADEIKAIASRYCEARDFLFLGRGFSFPIAMEGALKLKEISYIHAEAYAAGEMKHGPIALLDRSVPVVVVMPDDNLFEKTLSNVQETKARNSPVIAIATEGRKSILGQAEDVMWVPKTDMELNPFLAVIPLQIFAYYVALAKGKEIDQPRNLAKSVTVE from the coding sequence ATGTGCGGAATAGTAGGGTATATCGGTCACAGGGATGTGTCCAAGGTAGTCCTGGACGGGTTGGCCCGTCTCGAGTACAGGGGATACGATTCTGCCGGAATGGCCGTCGTGGGAGAAAAGGGCGTCCAGATAGTCAGAGAGGTCGGCAAGGTCGCCGATCTGGCCAGGCAGATCGGCGAATTTCCTCTGGAGGGTACCATCGGGCTGGGACACACAAGGTGGGCAACCCACGGAGGCGTATCGGTGGAAAACGCTCATCCCCACAGAGATCAGGATGGATCGGTTGTATTGGTCCACAATGGAATAGCCGAGAACTATCTGGAGATAAGGGATGAGCTGGCGAAAGAAGGGGTTTCGTTTTATTCCGACACGGATACGGAGGTCATAGCCCAGCTTTTGGCCAAGATCTACGACGGAGACCCCAAAAAAGCCCTGGTCGAGCTGTATCGACGGATAGAGGGAGCTTTTGCCCTGGCGGTTATATTTGCCGATGACATGGAACATCTCTACTGCGTCAGAAAGGGATCTCCCCTTATAGTCGCTTTCGGCGATGGAGAGAACATCTGCGCTTCCGACGTACCGGCGGTTCTCCCCTATACGAGAAGTATAGCGTACCTGGGAGAGGGGGAGATGGCCTGTCTTTCCAGAAACGACGTGTCTTTTTGGGATTTCGAAGGCAACCCCGTAGAGAAGGACGCTGTGGAGATAGATTGGGATATCTCCATGGTGGATAAAGGGGGATATCCCCATTTCATGCTCAAGGAGATCAACGAGCAGGGTGCCGTGTTGAGACGGTCCATGTTGGACAGGATCTTCCACGGTGAGGTCGACCTATCCAGAGAGCTTTCCTGGTCCTCCGAATCTGCAAAGAGGATAAAGAGGCTTCATCTGGTCGCCTGCGGAACCTCATATTATGCCGCTTTGGTGGCGGAGAGGCTTATAGAGAGATTTTCCGATCTGGACATAAGGGTGGATATAGCGTCGGAATATCGCTATAGAGATATTCCTATAGGAAACGATACCCTGGCGGTGTTCGTCACCCAGTCTGGAGAGACCTTGGATACACTTGCGGCGGAGCGATTCGCCAAGGAAAAAGGTGCCCGATGTATGGCGATAACCAACAATGGGCTCTCTACCGTAGCCAGAGAAGTGGACGATGTTTTGTCGCTCAAGGCCGGTCCAGAGATAGGAGTTGCTGCGACAAAGACCTTCATGGGACAGATGACGGTGCTTTATCTTATGGGCCTCTATCTTCTGAAGCTGAGAGAAGAGCTTTCTCTCGGTGACGAGATGAGGCTGGTGAGAGAGATGGAGGTTCTCCCATACAAAGTGGAGTCCTTGATCGATAGGGCCGACGAGATAAAGGCCATAGCGTCGAGATACTGCGAGGCCAGGGACTTCTTGTTCTTGGGGAGGGGGTTTTCTTTCCCTATAGCCATGGAGGGAGCCCTTAAGTTGAAGGAGATATCCTACATTCATGCCGAGGCTTACGCGGCTGGGGAGATGAAACACGGTCCCATCGCCCTTCTGGACAGGTCCGTTCCGGTGGTGGTGGTTATGCCCGACGATAACCTTTTCGAGAAGACCCTCTCCAACGTTCAGGAGACAAAAGCCAGGAATTCCCCGGTTATAGCGATTGCGACCGAGGGAAGGAAGTCTATCTTGGGACAGGCCGAGGACGTCATGTGGGTTCCTAAAACTGATATGGAGTTAAATCCTTTCTTAGCTGTTATACCTCTCCAGATATTCGCTTACTACGTGGCCCTGGCCAAAGGCAAGGAGATAGACCAGCCTAGAAACCTCGCCAAAAGCGTCACTGTCGAATAA